One window from the genome of Periophthalmus magnuspinnatus isolate fPerMag1 chromosome 18, fPerMag1.2.pri, whole genome shotgun sequence encodes:
- the frem1a gene encoding FRAS1-related extracellular matrix protein 1a isoform X2: MHSLGQILAWTLLPVLLPGLTSSALGSLVKTNKGLKVKRGQSAYLQDGDLQFHIPRHRDTCKVEVVLNEPITQRVGKLQPQVFDCHYLADEVKYVHNGCPLLQEDTVNLRLYRFTDKHTYTEIFTLHVDIIEPDCSIIRLGPKSLEVPEFYSLSNTIDGNVVSFHYERKSSLECTVHLSNHDNQLPTHGQLVTGEPQEATKRGDEPESFIHLRQQLDNKERAICKSEDCLRGLKLVKFSKVPCDDFLVMGLKYQHIDPPSPDIDYIQIRLDLKDTRSGSIYKMEHAWIPVRILGAMPNQPPKAAFMSMFILEVDQFILTPLSTGTLDAEDEETPKQLLVFNITSPPSEGFITHLSDHTQPISSFTWLDLNDMLIGYQPPNSSHSQRRNYEVEFEVHDFYFERSSSITVHMSVRNADTNAPRVSWNMGLSLLEGQSRPITWEQLQIVDNNNLNAVRIITVDGLLHGHLTVRGGKGFMFTVQDIKDSVVCYHHDDSDSTKDFIIFRITDGLHQTRHKFPIKILPKDDSPPFLITNMLLEVSEGQTALLPGSTLQASDMDSSHDYILFNITRPPHAGELMKIPGPGVTGYPVSHFLQKDLSQSLVYYRHRGHEVFDDSFEVVLSDFHDPPNLSEPQVVMVHVERVPNQPPKEVPGTSRCLVVKETDVVHITRQQLHFIDQDSSDSELTFTVTTPPFYTGPHNSVDAGRLFLVDSIPKFTKDANAPVLRLFTQHAVNFMKVAYMPPIVDIGPYPQYIQFILSVTNHLGKTVTGICFNVTILPLDNQPPQVVTATLSVDEGGESWLGPEHVMLSDIDSKIEALTLKLQKDPQHGFLQLSGTPLKPGQSFSLQDLKNIKIRYIHDGSETLEDSIELIATDGTNPVSFVLPVKVTPINDEVPVLAAGLKPLLSCAEGEEAVITAEYIYATDIDSDNSSLAFLIARQPYHGVVLRSGVVVDRFTQADITAGIITYKHTGLEIGLTPRQDTITFVISDGETESSMCCGGRSRSSGSSLIRDSLPVYDLHITVFPVDNQPPALTTGGIFVVDEGGTASISASHLKASDEDTPLDELVVSLVSSPQFGYIENVLPSPGFEKSNMGISIASFLYKDIITGHVNYVQSRHERMEPTADQFMLSVSDGKHTSAHVPFYIIINPTNDEAPEFMAFNITVTEGEMKPLDLSVLNAVDMDVPKNSLQFSVVSPPLHGNIMQHFSDRAAHGRGDTYHSYPQTQVFDFTMAELTNGLELMYMHDDSENMEDSFTIQLTDGKHKLQRQVMVKVLPVNDQMPQVIRNNGLEVEAGETRLISSIVLFAQDSDTPSSEVMYIFESTPDQGLLQFKEGHDWVTMTVGRNCTQEMINMNLLRYVHTGMHKEELHDHFVFYLLDGKNRSPLQHFHISIRDLEKGNIAIFVKPVNVTRGDRVVLTTDALLATDGTDMPEELLYVIMAHPTHGHIEYIRHPGLSISTFSQMDIAANIVAYVHDNRASAAKETFEFVVSNGKTSRNGSFEISVEMVDRILPSLFNNKGLIVPRGSSMILGPDSLSMSDPDTPPSDVTFSLLQPPQYGRLLLDSVTLSTGSNFTQRNIQDLELMYKHDGGPALIDRFAFTASDSTHRGFLLDGKLQTQPEFFTIQIQSLDQSSPEVVKLLPLWKVEVLVDGRYGIFLSSRELKAQDDHSREEELLFSIVRQPYFGYLENITTGGFLPPRFAQTELNKRNIVYIINPDMESLSDSLDFSVSDPLGNTGPSHTLQLSWARLELSEERFSVCEQQGAVSLDIIRKGNLAESSYVTIKVKDVTTTTGKDFIISPSSLIQFDPGVSKRTWQIKVVQDHLEEAEEVFEVHLVAPESCVIGRVNKAQVTIRDSGRGCTGKQPHETPALGGREVGPKPYPEHGTITVEKLPLDPESVVWTRGDSLRKPQSIQHKKKIRVTGNPKSIAPSSVFHNGTDTIYTYHGIMTMQVEDDSTPSRKGRKASIQVINQGAHLQALTKKSKNSVRKSSSVVKPVNNQNETEISVPKVCVPELMGLLHFNQSTGKLYHCNGVSWKLWAPSEATVSAQKCARGWTFHGGYCYLNLEQRATWFTANRACKERHKGTLASVLSKVDMYWLWDFSGRKPFWIGLNDREGRGRWEWSGGEPVTYTNWRKTPPRSKMKSDKKCVLVWKRAKWQIRDCKTSRNHRYICSIKTST; encoded by the exons ATGCACTCACTGGGACAAATATTAGCCTGGACTCTGCTTCCAGTTCTTCTCCCTGGACTAACCTCCTCAGCTCTGGGCTCTCTCGTCAAAACCAACAAGGGACTAAAGGTCAAACGGGGTCAGTCAGCCTACCTGCAGGACGGAGACCTGCAGTTCCACATCCCCCGTCACAGAGATACATGCAAGGTGGAGGTGGTGCTAAATGAGCCCATAACTCAACGCGTGGGAAAGCTGCAGCCTCAG GTGTTTGATTGTCACTATCTCGCTGATGAGGTGAAGTATGTTCACAACGGCTGTCCACTATTGCAAGAGGACACTGTTAATTTGCGACTATACAG GTTCACAGACAAGCACACGTACACTGAGATCTTCACTCTCCACGTGGACATCATAGAACCTGATTGCAGCATTATCCGACTGGGCCCCAAGTCTCTGGAGGTCCCAGAATTCTACAGCCTTTCTAACACTATAGATGGGAATGTGGTGTCCTTCCATTATGAGAGGAAATCCAGTCTGGAGTGCACTGTCCACCTGAGTAACCATGACAACCAACTGCCCACTCATGGACAACTGGTCACCGGTGAACCACAAGAGGCTACCAAGAGAGGGGACGAGCCAGAGAGCTTCATTCACCTCCGCCAGCAACTAG ATAACAAAGAGCGGGCTATTTGTAAATCTGAAGACTGCCTGAGGGGTCTGAAGCTGGTAAAATTCTCAAAAGTTCCTTGTGATGACTTCCTGGTTATGGGCCTAAAGTACCAGCACATTGATCCACCATCCCCCGACATAGACTACATCCAAATCAGACTGGACCTCAAGGACACACGAAGTGGCAGCATATACAAA ATGGAGCACGCCTGGATTCCAGTGCGGATTCTTGGAGCGATGCCAAACCAACCTCCCAAAGCCGCCTTTATGTCCATGTTCATCTTGGAGGTGGACCAGTTCATCCTGACCCCCCTCTCTACGGGCACCCTGGACGCAGAGGACGAAGAGACCCCCAAACAGCTCCTTGTTTTCAACAtcacctcccctccctctgaAGGCTTCATCACCCACCTGTCCGACCACACCCAGCCCATCTCTTCCTTCACCTGGCTGGATCTCAATGACATGCTAATCGGCTATCAACCTCCAAACTCCTCCCACAGCCAGCGTAGGAATTACGAG GTGGAATTTGAAGTtcatgatttttactttgagAGGAGCTCATCCATTACAGTCCACATGTCTGTTAGGAATGCAGACACCAACGCACCTAGAGTATCCTGGAACATGG GCCTAAGTTTGCTGGAGGGTCAGTCTCGTCCAATAACGTGGGAGCAGCTACAGATTGTGGATAACAACAACCTGAATGCTGTCCGTATTATTACTGTGGATGGCCTGCTGCACGGACATCTAACTGTCAGAG GTGGAAAGGGCTTCATGTTTACAGTGCAAGATATAAAAGACAGCGTGGTTTGCTATCACCATGACGACAGCGACTCCACCAAAGACTTCATCATTTTCCGGATCACGGACGGCCTACACCAGACCCGCCACAAGTTCCCAATCAAGATCCTGCCCAAAGACGACAGCCCCCCCTTCCTCATCACCAACATGCTCTTGGAGGTGTCAGAAGGACAGACAGCTCTGCTCCCAGGCTCCACCCTCCAGGCCTCAGATATGGACTCCAGCCATGACTACATCCTCTTCAACATCACCAGACCCCCACACGCAGGGGAGCTCATGAAGATACCAGGACCCGGGGTCACAG GATATCCTGTCAGCCATTTTCTGCAGAAGGACCTGTCCCAGTCCCTGGTTTACTACAGACACCGGGGACACGAAGTGTTTGATGACTCATTTGAGGTGGTGCTGTCTGATTTTCATGACCCCCCAAACCTGTCAGAGCCTCAA GTTGTGATGGTCCACGTTGAGCGTGTGCCCAACCAGCCCCCTAAAGAGGTTCCTGGCACCAGCCGCTGTCTGGTCGTCAAGGAGACAGACGTCGTCCATATCACGCGACAACAGCTCCATTTTATCGACCAGGACTCCTCTGACAGTGAGCTGACATTTACTGTCACCACCCCTCCCTTCTACACTGGCCCACACAA TAGTGTGGATGCTGGACGCTTGTTTCTAGTGGACAGCATTCCCAAGTTTACCAAAGATGCCAATGCACCAGTGCTCAGGCTTTTCACACAG CATGCGGTCAACTTCATGAAAGTGGCCTACATGCCTCCAATTGTGGACATTGGTCCATACCCTCAATATATCCAGTTCATTCTGTCTGTAACCAACCATTTGGGAAAAACAGTGACTGGAATCTGCTTTAATGTCACAATTTTACCACTGGACAACCAGCCGCCACAG GTTGTCACAGCGACCCTGTCTGTGGATGAGGGAGGGGAGAGCTGGCTGGGCCCTGAACATGTGATGCTGTCAGACATTGACTCAAAGATAGAGGCTTTAACACTGAAGCTCCAGAAGGATCCACAGCATGGGTTTTTGCAGCTCTCTGGCACCCCCCTCAAACCAGGCCAAAGCTTCTCTTTGCAGGAcctgaaaaacatcaaaatcag GTACATTCATGATGGCTCAGAAACTTTAGAGGACAGCATTGAACTGATTGCCACAGATGGCACAAATCCAGTCAGTTTTGTTCTGCCTGTTAAG GTGACCCCTATTAATGACGAGGTCCCAGTGCTGGCTGCAGGTTTGAAGCCTCTGCTGAGCtgtgcagagggagaggaggctgTGATCACTGCAGAGTACATCTATGCCACAGACATAGACAGTGACAACAGCAGCCTGGCCTTTCTCATTGCACGGCAACCCTATCACGGGGTAGTGCTGCGGAGTGGGGTGGTGGTGGACCGGTTCACTCAGGCAGATATCACTGCTGGCATTATTACATACAAGCATACCG GACTTGAAATTGGACTTACACCTCGCCAAGACACCATCACCTTTGTGATTTCTGATGGAGAAACAGAGAGCTCTATGTGCTGTGGTGGGAGGAGCAGGTCAAGTGGTTCTTCTCTGATCCGGGACAGTCTGCCTGTGTATGACCTGCACATCACTGTGTTCCCTGTGGACAACCAGCCTCCTGCGCTGACTACAG GGGGCATCTTTGTGGTGGATGAAGGTGGGACAGCATCCATTTCTGCCTCTCATTTGAAAGCATCTGATGAGGACACGCCTCTGGATGAGCTAGTCGTCAGCCTCGTTTCCTCTCCTCAGTTTGGATACATAGAAAATGTCCTTCCCAGCCCTGGCTTTGAGAAGAGCAACATGGGCATCAGCATAG CTTCTTTTTTGTACAAAGATATAATCACGGGCCATGTGAACTACGTACAGTCAAGACATGAAAGGATGGAGCCTACAGCTGACCAGTTCATGCTAAGTGTATCTGATGGCAAACATACCTCCGCTCACGTGCCTTTTTACATAATTATTAACCCCACAAATGATGAAGCCCCTGAGTTCATGGCCTTTAATATCACT GTAACCGAAGGGGAAATGAAGCCGTTGGACTTGtctgtgttaaatgcagtgGATATGGATGTACCAAAGAATTCTCTGCAGTTTAGTgttgtctctcctcctttgcATGGAAACATTATGCAGCATTTCAGTGACAGAGCAGCCCATGGGAGAGGGGACACCTACCACTCTTACCCCCAAACTCAAGTGTTTGACTTTACCATGGCTGAGCTAACAAATG GCTTAGAGCTGATGTACATGCATGATGACTCCGAAAACATGGAGGACAGTTTCACCATACAGTTGACAGATGGGAAGCACAAGCTACAGAGACAAGTGATGGTTAAAGTGCTGCCAGTCAATGATCAAATGCCTCAAGTCATAAG GAACAACGGTCTTGAAGTGGAGGCAGGGGAGACCAGGCTAATATCCAGCATTGTACTGTTTGCTCAGGACAGTGATACCCCCTCTTCAGAAGTCatgtacatttttgaaagtACTCCGGATCAAGGATTACTTCAATTTAAG GAAGGACATGACTGGGTGACAATGACAGTTGGAAGAAACTGCACCCAGGAAATGATCAATATGAACCTATTACGCTACGTGCACACAGGCATGCATAAGGAGGAGTTACATGACCACTTTGTCTTCTACTTGTTGGACGGAAAGAATCGATCACCATTGCAGCATTTTCACATCTCCATCAGGGATCTCGAAAAGG GAAACATAGCTATCTTTGTGAAGCCAGTGAACGTGACCCGCGGGGACCGGGTGGTCCTCACTACAGATGCACTCTTGGCCACAGACGGGACAGACATGCCCGAGGAACTTCTCTATGTGATCATGGCCCATCCGACCCATGGGCACATAGAGTACATCAGGCACCCCGGGCTGTCCATCTCCACCTTCAGTCAAATGGATATAGCTGCTAATATTGTAGCTTATGTCCATGATAATCGGGCAAGTGCGGCAAAAGAGACGTTTGA GTTTGTTGTAAGCAATGGTAAAACCAGCAGAAATGGAAGCTTTGAGATCTCCGTGGAGATGGTAGACCGCATTCTGCCCTCTCTGTTCAATAACAAAGGCCTGATAGTCCCCCGCGGGTCCTCCATGATCCTCGGTCCGGACAGTCTCTCCATGTCTGACCCAGACACCCCACCCAGCGATGTGACTTTTTCTCTCCTGCAACCTCCCCAATATGGCCGCCTACTGTTGGATAGTGTAACCCTCAGTACAGGATcaaacttcacacagaggaACATCCAGGACTTGGAGCTGATGTACAAACATGATGGAGGTCCTGCTCTGATCGATCGATTTGCATTCACTGCCTCTGACAGCACCCACCGAGGTTTCCTATTAGATGGAAAATTACAAACTCAACCGGAATTCTTCACTATTCAG ATACAATCGTTGGACCAGTCATCTCCTGAGGTAGTGAAGCTGCTTCCCCTATGGAAGGTGGAGGTGTTAGTAGATGGTCGCTATGGGATCTTTCTGTCCTCTCGAGAGCTGAAGGCCCAGGATGAccacagcagagaggaggagctgtTGTTCTCCATTGTCCGACAGCCGTACTTTGGATACCTGGAAAACATTACGAcag GGGGCTTTTTACCTCCACGTTTTGCCCAGACGGAGCTGAACAAGAGGAACATTGTGTACATTATAAACCCAGACATGGAGTCTCTATCAGACAGCCTGGACTTCAGCGTGTCTGATCCTCTGGGGAACACTGGGCCCTCTCACAC ACTTCAATTGAGCTGGGCCCGGCTAGAGCTCTCTGAGGAGCGTTTTTCTGTCTGtgagcagcagggggcagtctCTCTGGACATCATACGAAAGGGGAACCTAGCAGAGTCTTCATATGTCACAATCAAA GTGAAGGATGTGACAACCACCACTGGGAAAGATTTCATTATAAGCCCTTCATCCCTAATTCAGTTTGATCCAG GAGTTTCAAAGAGGACTTGGCAGATAAAGGTAGTCCAGGATCATCTtgaagaggctgaggaggtGTTTGAGGTGCATCTCGTGGCCCCAGAGAGCTGCGTCATCGGCAGAGTCAACAAAGCCCAGGTCACCATCAGAGATTCAGGAAGAG GATGTACTGGAAAACAGCCCCATGAAACCCCTGCTTTAGGAGGTAGAGAGGTGGGGCCCAAGCCGTACCCTGAACATGGGACCATCACGGTGGAGAAGCTGCCTCTCGATCCCGAGTCTGTGGTCTGGACTCGCGGTGACAGCCTCAGGAAACCTCAGTCTATTCAACACAAGAAGAAAATTAGAGTGACGGGGAATCCCAAATCT ATTGCACCATCTTCAGTTTTTCACAATGGGACAGATACAATCTACACT TATCATGGCATAATGACAATGCAAGTGGAAGATGATTCAACCCCATCCAGAAAAGGCAGGAAAGCGAGTATCCAGGTGATCAACCAAGGAGCACACCTACAGGCTCTGACCAAGAAATCTAAGAACAGTGTTAGGAAGAGCAGCAGTGTAGTCAAACCAGTCAATAATCAA aatgaaactgaaatctcCGTTCCTAAAGTGTGTGTGCCTGAACTGATGGGACTCCTGCATTTTAACCAGAGCACAGGCAAGCTGTATCACTGCAATGGGGTGTCATGGAAACTCTGGGCTCCTTCTGAAGCG ACGGTGAGTGCTCAAAAGTGCGCTCGAGGTTGGACATTTCATGGTGGATACTGTTACCTGAACTTGGAGCAAAGAGCTACATGGTTCACAGCCAACAGGGCCTGCAAGGAGAG ACATAAAGGAACGCTAGCAAGTGTGCTCTCCAAAGTAGACATGTACTGGTTGTGGGATTTCAGTGGACGCAAGCCATTTTGGATCG GTCTGAATGacagggaggggaggggccGTTGGGAGTGGAGCGGTGGGGAGCCTGTGACCTACACCAACTGGAGGAAGACGCCTCCGAGATCCAAGATGAAGAGTGACAAAAAGTGTGTTCTTGTGTGGAAACGAGCAAAGTGGCAGATCAGGGACTGCAAGACAAGCAGAAACCACCGCTATATATGCTCTATAAAGACATCAACATAA